The nucleotide sequence TCGGGGTCCCGACGATTCCGGCAAGTGTGGCCACCACTCTGACCACGACCGCGGCCTCGGTCGTCGCCCCGACGTCCATCAGCGGGATCAACACGGTGGCCTGGAATCCCGTCCTGACGGTCTCGCTTCCATCCACCGCCCTGGCCGGTCTGTACACGGGCACGCTGACCACCTCCGTCGCATGATCCGGTGCGTCAGCTCCTGATCGCAGTGGTGGCGGCGGGACTGCTCGCGTTCACCACAGCCGGGACCGGGGCGGTCGCCGCGTCGACCACCGGGAATCCGACGACGCCGGCGGCCAACCAGTCGGTCCAGGCCACGGCGGCACCGACGGCGGGCGGTGACCTTCCGTCCACGCCCGTCATCGGCATAAAGTTGGTCGACGCTCCGGTCAGCGAGAAGAACGACCCGCGGGCGCACAGCTACATCTACATCATCGATCACCTGGCACCTGGCGCGGTGATCTCCCGGCGCATCGAAGTGGTGAACACGACCGCTGCCACCGCGGCGGTCAGCCTCTACGCCACCGCGGCGACGATCGCCGGTGGATCGTTCACCGGAGGACTCCAGGGCGACGTGGACGAGCTGACCCGGTGGACCTCGGTCAGCCGGCCACTGATCAGTCTCCCGCCCCGCACGTCCGCGGAGCCGACGGTGAGGATCGCAGTGCCGCGCGATGCGGCACCGGGGGAGCGCTACGGGGTGGTCTGGGCCCAGGTCGCTTCGCGCAACCTGGCGGGCGTCGAACAGGTCAGCCGGGTCGGTATCCGGATCTACCTGTCGATCGGTCCTGGCAACCCGCCGGCCACCGACTTCATCGTCGAACAACTGGTGGCGGGCCGGGGGTCCGACGGTCGCCCCACCCTCGCAGCGACCGTCCGGAACACCGGGGGGCGTGCGATCGATCTCAGCGGGACGGTGAATCTGACCAACGGCCCCGGCGGGCTGAGTGGCGGCCCGTTCAAGGTGGTGCTGGGCAGCACGCTGGCGCCGGGCCAGACGGAACCGGTCGGCATCGCTCTGGACCCACGACTTCCCAACGGACCATGGGACGCGCGGATCACATTGACCAGCGGTGAGGTGAGCCGGGATGCGATGGCCACCATCGTCTTTCCGTCCGGCGGCACTGCACCGCCGGTCGTTGCGACCGGCGTCCCGGCGATACCGGCGGCCGGGACGTCGTGGTGGGTCATCACCGGAATCGCCGTGGTGGTCCTGATCATGGTCGTGGCCATGTTCCTCGTGGCCCGCGCCCGTCGCAGCACCCGGGGTTCAAGACGGTCGTCACCGGTACCGGTGGGCCGGAGCCGGCCGTAGGGCACCATGGTCAGGTATCTCCGGGCCCCCGCACCGGATGCGACACATGGTTGCGTCAGGGAATTGTCGGGGTCCGGTCACCTGGACGGGGCCGGACCACGAGGACGGTCCCTCGAACGAAGGAGTCGCACATGCCATCACGCACAGCACGGACCGAGTGGAGCGGCGGGCTGCCGGACGGGTCCGGCCGGGTCACGCTCGTCAGTTCGGGTGCCGGTACCTACGACGTGTCGTTCCCGCGCCGCGCCGCAGACGAGGCCGGCGGAGCGACGAGCCCCGAGGAACTGATCGCGGCTGCCCACACGTCCTGCTACGCGATGCAGCTGTCCGCGATCATCGGCGAGGCCGGTGGCACGGTGAAGAGCCTGATCGCCGACGCCTCGGTCGGTCTCGGCCCCGACCCGGCCGGCGGATTCCGGCTGACCGGCATCAAGCTGACCGTCCGTGGCCAGGTAGAGGGGCTGGACGCCGACGGTTTCGCCACTGCGGCCCAGGCGGCCAAGGAGACCTGCCCGATCTCCAAGGCGCTGACGGGCGTGGCCATCACGCTGGACGCCGCGCTCGCCTAGTTCGGCCAATTCCTGCCGGCGGCACCGGACTGGCTGCCGGTCGGTTCGTTGCGACCGGTGGTGACGGGGGCTGCATGGATCAACTTCCCGGTGATGGGACTGGAGTGACGCGAGTCGTCACTTTCGCCCATGCCAGCGAAGTTGATCCATGCCGGGGCCCACCTCAGACCAGCAGGGACGCGGGCTCCACCGTGTCGATGCCGTTGGCGGCCCCGACCGGCGCGTTGGTGAGCAGTCCGGCGTGGGTGGTCAGACCTGCCGCGAGGGCGGCGTCGGCCCGCAGTGCGTCTCTCCAGCCGTGACCTGCGAGGGCGGTGATGTACGGGAGCGTCGCGTTGGTCAGCGCGAAGGTGGAGCTCCGCGGCACCGCGCCCGGCATGTTGGCGACGCAGTAGAACACCGACCCGTGCACGGTGAACGTCGGGTCGTCGTGGGTGGTCGGGTGCGAGTCGGCGAAGCAGCCGCCCTGATCGACCGCGATGTCCACCAGCACCGACCCCTCGCGCATCTGCGCGACCAGCTCGTTGGTCACCAGCTTCGGCGCCTTCGCCCCGGGGATCAGCACGGATCCGATGACCAGATCGGCGTCGCGCACGGCCTCTGCGATGTTGTAGGCGTTCGAGGCGATGGTCTTCACGCCACCGTGGAACTGGGTGTCGAGCCGGCGCAGCGTGGGGAGCGACAGGTCGATGACCGTCACCTCCGCGCGCATGCCGAGGGCGATGGTCGCGGCATGCATGCCGGCGACGCCTCCGCCGAGGACGACGACCTTCCCGTTCGCCACCCCGGGCACGCCGCCGAGCAGCACGCCGCGGCCGCCCTCGTTTCGCATCAGGTGGTAGCCACCGACGAGAGGCGCCATCCGGCCGGCGATCTCGCTCATCGGAGCCAGCAACGGCAGCGATCGGTCCGGCAGCTGGACGGTCTCGTAGGCGACCGACGTGGTACCCGCGGCCATCAACCGGTCGGTCAGCGGCCGGTCGGCGGCCAGGTGCAGGTAGGTGAACAGCAGCTGGTCGGCGCGCAACCGGTGGTACTCGGACTCCACCGGCTCCTTGACCTTGATGACCATCTCGGCCGACCAGGCCTCGTCTGCGGTGTCGACGATCGTCGCACCGGCTGCGGTGAACTCCTCGTCGGTGATCCGCGAGCCCTCACCCGCGCCCTGCTGCACCATCACCTGGTGGCCGGCGCCGACGAGGTGGTGGGCACCGGCAGGCGTCAGCGCCACCCGGTACTCGCGGTTCTTGACCTCTGCGGGCACGCCGATGCGCATCTGGGAAACCTTTCCGATCGGGAGACGGTGAGGGAGTTGACCACCCGCTGTTCCAGGGCAACTGTTCTGTGGTGCTGGTCCAGTCTGAACTTCTGCCTCCGTCAGCGGAAGATCTTCAGCTGAGAATTCGATAGAATCGCCTGATGAGCAAGATTCATTCGGCTGCGGGTTGGCCGGGCACGATCGCTGCGCAGAATGTTCGCCGTGCGGTTCCGCCACCGGGTCGGGCCGGCGCGCCGGTCACCTCCTCGTTGCCCGTCCTGGACGCCGTCGACCGCAGGATCCTGGAGATCCTGGCCGTCGACGCCCGCACACCGAACAACGCACTGGCCGCGGCCGTCGGGATCGCGCCGTCCACCTGCCTCGGCCGGGTCCGTGCGCTGCGCTCCGGGGGCGCCATCCGCGGGTTCCACGCCGACATCGACCCGGCCGTGCTGGGACGCCCGCTGCAGGCGATGATCTCGGTCCGCCTGCAGGCCGGCGCCCGCAGCCGGATGATGGCCTTCACCGGCCGGATCCGGCGACTGCCGGAGGTGCTGGACCTGTATTTCCTGGCCGGGGCCGACGATTTCCTCCTGCACGTCGCGGCCGCCGATTCCGCCGCGCTGCGGGATTTCGTCGTCGACCAGTTGTCGGCGCACCCGGAGGTCGCACTCACCGAGACCAACCTGATCTTCGAGCACGTCAGGGGCCAGGGCCCGGTCTGATGCCCCTCGGCGATCGGGTGACCTACGATTCGGCCATGTCGAATGCAGACGGACTGGCCCTGGCGGAGCAGCGCATGACCAGGGCCGGCGTGCACCGGAATGCGATCGCGGTCTTCGCCCACTCCTACGCGGTACTGGCCTCCGGCGAGACCGGGCTGCTCTCGGAGAGCGACCTGGAACCCATCGAGTCGCTACCCCGGCTCGCGGATCTCGAGACCGACGACGAGGCGGCCAGGACAGCGCTGCGGCAGACGGCCGTGGTCAAGCTGAACGGTGGGCTGGGGACGTCGATGGGGATGGACCGGGCGAAGTCACTGGTCGACGTGCGGCCGGGCCGCACCTTCCTGGACGTCATCGTCGCTCAGATCCTGGCCCTGCGGGTGCAGTACGAGGTGGAGCTGCCGCTGCTCCTGATGGACAGCTTCCGCACCCAGACCGACACCCTCGCCGCGCTCGCCGCCCACCCGGACCTGGCGATCGACGACATCCCGCTGGATTTCCTGCAGAACCGCGAACCCAAACTGCGCTCCTCCGACCTGACGCCGATCGACTGGCCGGCAGATCCGGAACTGGAGTGGTGCCCACCGGGCCACGGTGACCTCTACACGGCGCTGGACGGCTCCGGTGTGCTGGACCTGTTGCTGGACAGAGGTTTTCGCTATCTGTTCGTCTCGAACTCTGACAACCTCGGAGCGCGGCCGGACCCGCGTCTCGCCGCCTGGTTCGCCGCCTCCGGAGCTCCGATCGGCGGGGAGTACTGCCGGCGGACCGAAGCCGACCGCAAGGGCGGGCACCTGGCCAGGCGGCGGGCCGACGGACGGCTGGTGCTGCGGGAATCGGCCCAGACCCGCCCGCAGGACGCGGAGGCGTTCGGTGACGTCAACCTGCACCGCTACTTCAACAGCAACAACCTCTGGCTCGATCTGCCCGCCCTGCGGCGGACCCTGGACGCCAACGCCGGAGTGCTCGGACTGCCGATCATCAGGAACGTCAAGACCGTCGACCCTTCTGATCCGTCCTCCCCGGAGGTGATCCAGATCGAGACGGCCATGGGGGCCGCGATCGGGGTTTTCGACGGAGCGGTGGCCATCGAGGTGGACCGCACCCGCTTCCTGCCGGTGAAGAGCACGAGTGACCTGCTGGTCCTGCGGTCGGACGCCTACCGGTTGACCGAGCTGGGCGAGGTGAGGCTGGTGCCTGGCCGGACCGAGGCGCCGCTGGTCGAACTGGACAAGGCCTACAAGCTGCTGCCGGATTTCGATGCCCGCTTCCCGTTCGGCTCGCCGTCGCTGGTCGGGGCCCGGCGGCTCACCGTGCAGGGGGACTGGACGTTCGGTCGGGACGTGAGCGTGCTCGGGGTCGTGGTGGTGCCGTCCGCCGGATCGCCGGGGACGATCGCCGACGGCGCCGTGCTGGGCGCCCCGGTGGACGCGTGAATGCAGGCGCCGCCGGACCGTCGGTCGACCGTCCGGAGGGCCCCGCCGATCGTCCGGACATGTGGCAGACGGGATCGACGGTGGTCTACGCGAACCCCTGGATGCGGGTCCGCGAGGACGAGTTCGAACGGACCGACGGCAGCACCGGTGTCTACGGGGTGGTGGACAAGCAGGACTTCGCCATCGTCGTCGCCGAACAGGACGGCCGGTACCTGCTCGTCGAGCAGTTCCGCTATCCGGTCGGACGGCGGTCGTGGGAGTTCCCGATGGGCGGCTGGCCGACCGGCGGATCCGGTACCAGCCAGGAGCTGGCGGAGGCCGAGCTCCGGGAGGAGACCGGCTTCACGGCCCGTTCGTGGCGCCGGATCGGGCGCCTGCACGAGGCGCCCGGCTTCTGCTCCCAGGGCTTCGACATCTTCCACGCCACCGACCTGACGCCCGGCGCGCACGCGCGGGAGGACACCGAGATCGACATGGTGCAGGGAGAATTCACCGAGGCCGAGCTCAGAGCGATGATCCTGGGCGGCACGATCATCGACGGCACGACGGTCGCCGCCTACGCGCTCTGGCAGCTGCACCGCTGATCATGGACAGGTCTTCCAACGATCGGCCACCCGAGGCCGCGGAACAGTTCCGCCCGGTGGACGGAGAATCGCCCGACTCCGATCTGCGCCACGACGAGACCGGCCGGCCGGCCCCGTCCCTGCGTCATCCGCTGCCGTTGCTGGAGTCGCTGTTCAGCGATCATCTGGACCCGGGCTACCAGGCGGCAGCGGACCGCCGGGCCGCCCGGGCGTCCGGTCCGTCGCCGGAGCCGGCACCCCGGAGGTCGCGGGCCCTCGCCTACCTCAGCGCCGGGCTGGTGGTGGTCGGGCTGGTCC is from Nakamurella sp. PAMC28650 and encodes:
- a CDS encoding OsmC family peroxiredoxin; the protein is MPSRTARTEWSGGLPDGSGRVTLVSSGAGTYDVSFPRRAADEAGGATSPEELIAAAHTSCYAMQLSAIIGEAGGTVKSLIADASVGLGPDPAGGFRLTGIKLTVRGQVEGLDADGFATAAQAAKETCPISKALTGVAITLDAALA
- the ald gene encoding alanine dehydrogenase, which produces MRIGVPAEVKNREYRVALTPAGAHHLVGAGHQVMVQQGAGEGSRITDEEFTAAGATIVDTADEAWSAEMVIKVKEPVESEYHRLRADQLLFTYLHLAADRPLTDRLMAAGTTSVAYETVQLPDRSLPLLAPMSEIAGRMAPLVGGYHLMRNEGGRGVLLGGVPGVANGKVVVLGGGVAGMHAATIALGMRAEVTVIDLSLPTLRRLDTQFHGGVKTIASNAYNIAEAVRDADLVIGSVLIPGAKAPKLVTNELVAQMREGSVLVDIAVDQGGCFADSHPTTHDDPTFTVHGSVFYCVANMPGAVPRSSTFALTNATLPYITALAGHGWRDALRADAALAAGLTTHAGLLTNAPVGAANGIDTVEPASLLV
- a CDS encoding Lrp/AsnC family transcriptional regulator, producing the protein MSKIHSAAGWPGTIAAQNVRRAVPPPGRAGAPVTSSLPVLDAVDRRILEILAVDARTPNNALAAAVGIAPSTCLGRVRALRSGGAIRGFHADIDPAVLGRPLQAMISVRLQAGARSRMMAFTGRIRRLPEVLDLYFLAGADDFLLHVAAADSAALRDFVVDQLSAHPEVALTETNLIFEHVRGQGPV
- a CDS encoding UTP--glucose-1-phosphate uridylyltransferase, with translation MSNADGLALAEQRMTRAGVHRNAIAVFAHSYAVLASGETGLLSESDLEPIESLPRLADLETDDEAARTALRQTAVVKLNGGLGTSMGMDRAKSLVDVRPGRTFLDVIVAQILALRVQYEVELPLLLMDSFRTQTDTLAALAAHPDLAIDDIPLDFLQNREPKLRSSDLTPIDWPADPELEWCPPGHGDLYTALDGSGVLDLLLDRGFRYLFVSNSDNLGARPDPRLAAWFAASGAPIGGEYCRRTEADRKGGHLARRRADGRLVLRESAQTRPQDAEAFGDVNLHRYFNSNNLWLDLPALRRTLDANAGVLGLPIIRNVKTVDPSDPSSPEVIQIETAMGAAIGVFDGAVAIEVDRTRFLPVKSTSDLLVLRSDAYRLTELGEVRLVPGRTEAPLVELDKAYKLLPDFDARFPFGSPSLVGARRLTVQGDWTFGRDVSVLGVVVVPSAGSPGTIADGAVLGAPVDA
- a CDS encoding NUDIX hydrolase, giving the protein MNAGAAGPSVDRPEGPADRPDMWQTGSTVVYANPWMRVREDEFERTDGSTGVYGVVDKQDFAIVVAEQDGRYLLVEQFRYPVGRRSWEFPMGGWPTGGSGTSQELAEAELREETGFTARSWRRIGRLHEAPGFCSQGFDIFHATDLTPGAHAREDTEIDMVQGEFTEAELRAMILGGTIIDGTTVAAYALWQLHR